A portion of the Jaculus jaculus isolate mJacJac1 chromosome 5, mJacJac1.mat.Y.cur, whole genome shotgun sequence genome contains these proteins:
- the Ppcs gene encoding phosphopantothenate--cysteine ligase isoform X2 has protein sequence MFYLAAAVSDFYIPVSEMPEHKIQSSGGPLQITMKMVPKMLSPLVKNWAPKAFIISFKLETDPSIIINRARNALEVYQHQVVVANVLESRQSFVVIVTKDSETKLLLSEDEVAKGIVIEEKIVENLQSRHTAFICDKS, from the exons ATGTTTTACCTGGCTGCGGCCGTGTCAGATTTCTATATTCCTGTGTCTGAAATGCCTGAACACAAGATCCAGTCATCTGGTGGCCCACTGCAG ATAACAATGAAGATGGTGCCAAAAATGCTTTCTCCTTTGGTTAAAAATTGGGCTCCGAAAGCATTCATAATTTCCTTTAAGTTGGAGACTGACCCTTCCATCATAATTAATCGTGCTCGGAATGCTTTGGAAGTTTATCAACATCAAGTGGTGGTGGCTAATGTCCTTGAGTCACGACAGTCCTTTGTGGTTATTGTAACCAAAGACTCAGAAACCAAGTTATTGCTGTCAGAGGATGAAGTAGCCAAAGGCATAGTAATAGAAGAAAAGATAGTAGAGAATCTTCAGTCACGACACACAGCTTTTATATGCGACAAAAGCTGA
- the Ppcs gene encoding phosphopantothenate--cysteine ligase isoform X1, giving the protein MAETNLVTEFPRPAGAERWAEVMASFAARMGAQGRRVVLVTSGGTKVPLEARPVRFLDNFSSGRRGATSAEVFLARGYGVLFLYRARSAFPFAHRFPPQVWLSALRPSGPALSGKLSLEAEEDALPGFVAALQSYQEAEAAGTFVAVEFTTLADYLHLLQAAAQALSPLGSSAMFYLAAAVSDFYIPVSEMPEHKIQSSGGPLQITMKMVPKMLSPLVKNWAPKAFIISFKLETDPSIIINRARNALEVYQHQVVVANVLESRQSFVVIVTKDSETKLLLSEDEVAKGIVIEEKIVENLQSRHTAFICDKS; this is encoded by the exons ATGGCGGAAACAAACCTGGTCACGGAGTTCCCACGGCCCGCGGGTGCCGAACGCTGGGCGGAGGTTATGGCTAGCTTCGCGGCCAGGATGGGCGCGCAGGGCCGGCGGGTGGTGTTGGTCACGTCAGGCGGCACTAAGGTCCCTCTGGAAGCGCGACCCGTGCGCTTTCTGGACAACTTCAGCAGCGGGCGGCGCGGGGCCACGTCGGCCGAGGTCTTCCTGGCTCGGGGCTACGGGGTCCTGTTCTTGTACCGCGCTCGCTCGGCCTTCCCCTTTGCGCACCGCTTCCCGCCCCAGGTCTGGCTGTCGGCCCTGCGGCCTTCTGGGCCAGCCCTATCGGGCAAGCTGAGCCTGGAGGCCGAGGAGGATGCGCTCCCGGGCTTCGTAGCAGCTTTGCAAAGctaccaggaggcagaggctgcgGGCACCTTTGTGGCTGTGGAGTTCACCACTTTGGCGGACTATCTGCATCTGCTGCAGGCTGCCGCCCAGGCGCTCAGCCCTCTAG GCTCTTCTGCGATGTTTTACCTGGCTGCGGCCGTGTCAGATTTCTATATTCCTGTGTCTGAAATGCCTGAACACAAGATCCAGTCATCTGGTGGCCCACTGCAG ATAACAATGAAGATGGTGCCAAAAATGCTTTCTCCTTTGGTTAAAAATTGGGCTCCGAAAGCATTCATAATTTCCTTTAAGTTGGAGACTGACCCTTCCATCATAATTAATCGTGCTCGGAATGCTTTGGAAGTTTATCAACATCAAGTGGTGGTGGCTAATGTCCTTGAGTCACGACAGTCCTTTGTGGTTATTGTAACCAAAGACTCAGAAACCAAGTTATTGCTGTCAGAGGATGAAGTAGCCAAAGGCATAGTAATAGAAGAAAAGATAGTAGAGAATCTTCAGTCACGACACACAGCTTTTATATGCGACAAAAGCTGA
- the Ppcs gene encoding phosphopantothenate--cysteine ligase isoform X3, which translates to MKMVPKMLSPLVKNWAPKAFIISFKLETDPSIIINRARNALEVYQHQVVVANVLESRQSFVVIVTKDSETKLLLSEDEVAKGIVIEEKIVENLQSRHTAFICDKS; encoded by the coding sequence ATGAAGATGGTGCCAAAAATGCTTTCTCCTTTGGTTAAAAATTGGGCTCCGAAAGCATTCATAATTTCCTTTAAGTTGGAGACTGACCCTTCCATCATAATTAATCGTGCTCGGAATGCTTTGGAAGTTTATCAACATCAAGTGGTGGTGGCTAATGTCCTTGAGTCACGACAGTCCTTTGTGGTTATTGTAACCAAAGACTCAGAAACCAAGTTATTGCTGTCAGAGGATGAAGTAGCCAAAGGCATAGTAATAGAAGAAAAGATAGTAGAGAATCTTCAGTCACGACACACAGCTTTTATATGCGACAAAAGCTGA